In the genome of Sorangium aterium, one region contains:
- a CDS encoding MFS transporter codes for MADRTRAGTIAALAALYFAQGIPFGFQATALPVFLRASGVSLSGVGFAGALAIPWAAKALWAPLVDRYGWERIGRRRSWILPLGVLLALTCAAAAFVPPSRHLGALLALVFLMNLLAATQDIAVDGLAIDLLGRGELGLANAAQVVGYKVGMLAAGGLLVWASAWIGWSGQFGAMAVLVFLSALASLALREPPASEVEAHARRSLREVLATVLAALRAPGALWVVAFLGTYKLGEAMVDMMFKPFLVDAGFPPHQIGLWVGTYGLVASIAGSLAGGLLSHRIPLLAAVGVTSALRTVAMAGEWYLAAAGAPTANAVVAVTVAEHLFGGALTTAVFAFMMSRVRRSVGATHYTLLASVEVLGKSPAVWLSGALAQRLGYAGLFALGTVISVVFLGLLLPLRERRAGEG; via the coding sequence GTGGCAGACCGAACGCGCGCCGGCACGATCGCCGCCCTCGCCGCGCTGTACTTCGCCCAGGGCATCCCGTTCGGCTTCCAGGCGACGGCGCTCCCCGTCTTCCTTCGGGCGAGCGGCGTCTCGCTCTCCGGCGTGGGCTTCGCCGGAGCGCTCGCGATCCCGTGGGCGGCAAAGGCGCTCTGGGCGCCGCTCGTCGACCGCTACGGCTGGGAGCGGATCGGCAGGCGCCGCTCGTGGATCCTGCCGCTCGGGGTGCTGCTCGCGCTCACGTGCGCGGCCGCCGCGTTCGTCCCGCCGTCGCGCCACCTCGGCGCCCTGCTCGCGCTGGTCTTCCTGATGAACCTGCTCGCGGCCACCCAGGACATCGCTGTCGACGGGCTCGCGATCGACCTGCTCGGGCGCGGCGAGCTCGGCCTGGCGAACGCCGCGCAGGTGGTCGGCTACAAGGTCGGCATGCTCGCCGCCGGCGGGCTGCTCGTCTGGGCGAGCGCCTGGATCGGCTGGAGCGGTCAGTTCGGGGCGATGGCCGTGCTCGTCTTCCTCTCGGCGCTGGCCTCGCTCGCGCTGCGCGAGCCTCCCGCGAGCGAGGTCGAGGCGCACGCGCGCCGGTCGCTCCGCGAGGTGCTCGCGACGGTCCTCGCCGCCCTGCGGGCGCCCGGCGCGCTCTGGGTCGTCGCGTTCCTCGGGACCTACAAGCTCGGCGAGGCGATGGTCGACATGATGTTCAAGCCGTTCCTCGTCGACGCCGGCTTCCCGCCGCACCAGATCGGCCTCTGGGTGGGCACGTACGGCCTCGTCGCGTCGATCGCCGGCTCGCTCGCGGGAGGCCTCCTGTCGCATCGGATCCCGCTGCTCGCCGCCGTCGGGGTGACCTCGGCGCTGCGCACCGTCGCGATGGCGGGCGAGTGGTACCTCGCCGCGGCGGGGGCGCCCACCGCGAATGCCGTCGTCGCGGTCACCGTGGCCGAGCACCTCTTCGGCGGCGCCCTCACGACCGCGGTGTTCGCTTTCATGATGTCGCGTGTCCGGCGCTCGGTCGGCGCGACGCACTACACGCTGCTGGCCAGCGTGGAGGTGCTCGGCAAATCACCCGCGGTGTGGCTCTCGGGCGCGCTCGCCCAGCGGCTCGGCTATGCAGGCCTGTTCGCCCTGGGGACCGTGATCTCGGTTGTCTTTCTCGGGCTGCTCTTGCCGCTGCGCGAGCGGAGAGCGGGCGAGGGGTGA
- a CDS encoding MBL fold metallo-hydrolase: protein MIADTFSPRSLAPAGTVRVRWLGTAGFAIEHAGAVILIDPYLTRASLLHCVVGRLVPDVAAIAHHAPRADAVIAGHTHFDHALDIPEIALRTGATVFGSRSAAALCRAAGVPAARVRDVERAPGGEPVLAEVGPFQLRFFPSAHSRLLLGRVPFPGDISDCDQVPLRAERYRCGAVFAVEIRVAGRRIVHLGSAELVEAGLDCREPDLLLLCVAGWTASRDFPERVARALSPRAVLFSHWDNFFLPLDRPAVALPAMQGERLAERLGRASRDMRLGVLPLLGEVWL from the coding sequence ATGATCGCCGACACGTTCTCTCCGCGGTCGCTCGCGCCGGCGGGCACGGTCCGGGTGCGGTGGCTGGGCACGGCGGGGTTCGCGATCGAGCACGCCGGCGCGGTGATACTCATCGATCCCTACCTCACGCGCGCTTCGCTCCTCCATTGCGTGGTCGGCCGGCTCGTCCCCGACGTGGCCGCCATCGCGCACCACGCGCCGCGCGCCGATGCGGTCATCGCGGGGCACACCCATTTCGATCATGCGCTCGACATCCCGGAGATCGCGCTCCGCACGGGGGCCACGGTCTTCGGATCCCGCTCCGCGGCGGCGCTCTGCCGCGCCGCCGGCGTCCCCGCGGCGCGCGTGCGCGACGTCGAGCGGGCGCCCGGCGGCGAGCCTGTGCTCGCCGAGGTCGGCCCGTTCCAGCTGCGCTTCTTCCCGAGCGCCCATTCCCGCCTGCTGCTCGGCCGGGTCCCCTTCCCCGGCGACATCTCCGATTGCGACCAGGTCCCGCTCCGGGCCGAGCGTTACCGGTGCGGCGCCGTCTTTGCGGTGGAGATCCGGGTCGCGGGCCGGCGCATCGTCCACCTGGGCAGCGCGGAGCTCGTCGAGGCGGGCCTCGATTGCAGGGAGCCCGACCTGCTCCTGCTCTGTGTGGCCGGCTGGACCGCATCGCGCGATTTCCCCGAGCGCGTCGCGCGCGCCCTGTCGCCGCGCGCGGTGCTCTTCTCGCACTGGGACAACTTCTTTCTGCCCCTCGATCGCCCCGCCGTCGCGCTCCCCGCGATGCAGGGGGAGCGCCTGGCAGAGCGCCTCGGCCGGGCGTCGCGCGACATGAGATTGGGTGTGCTGCCGCTGCTGGGCGAGGTGTGGCTCTAG
- a CDS encoding glycosyltransferase — protein sequence MRVLHVLHTSLPVIAGYTIRSDYIIKHQAEHGMRPAVVTSAQQGSGDALKDEIGGISYWRTREPTGKKLPLVRELSLVRALEARVEDAIREFQPDLVHAHSPMLVGLPALAAARRFGLPLVYEVRDLWENASVDRGKFKEDSAPYKIAAGLETIVYKYADATVTICEALKNAVAPRVRSTDALHVVGNGVDSDKFAPREAPPGAWERFGLAGKKLIGYVGTFQPYEGLQTLIAAIGDIAREIPDAHVVITGAGGQEMELKAFARERGVESKVTFTGRVPHDEVFNIYAMASLLVYPRIRTRTTELTTPLKPLEAMSMARPVMVSDVAAMGELVRYGETGFVFKAGDSADLTKRCVEALKDPARLDQVGKNARAWILKERQWPTLLSRYETIYEQAIAVRRGQGKSRVGEPRAA from the coding sequence GTGCGCGTGCTCCATGTTCTTCATACGTCGCTGCCTGTCATTGCGGGGTACACGATCCGCAGCGACTACATCATCAAGCATCAGGCCGAGCACGGGATGCGGCCGGCGGTGGTGACGTCGGCGCAGCAAGGGTCCGGGGATGCGCTGAAGGACGAGATCGGCGGCATCTCGTACTGGCGGACGCGCGAGCCGACCGGCAAGAAGCTGCCGCTGGTCAGGGAGCTCTCGCTCGTGCGGGCGCTGGAGGCGCGCGTCGAGGACGCGATCCGGGAGTTCCAGCCCGATCTCGTGCACGCGCACTCGCCGATGCTCGTCGGGCTTCCGGCGCTCGCGGCGGCGCGCCGCTTCGGGCTGCCGCTCGTCTACGAGGTGCGCGATCTCTGGGAGAACGCCTCCGTCGACCGGGGCAAATTCAAAGAGGACTCGGCGCCTTACAAGATCGCGGCCGGCCTCGAGACGATCGTCTACAAGTACGCTGACGCGACGGTCACGATCTGCGAGGCCCTGAAGAACGCGGTCGCGCCGCGGGTGCGCAGCACGGACGCGCTCCACGTCGTGGGCAACGGCGTCGACTCGGACAAGTTCGCGCCGCGGGAGGCTCCTCCCGGCGCCTGGGAGCGCTTCGGGCTCGCCGGGAAGAAGCTCATCGGCTACGTCGGCACCTTCCAGCCGTACGAGGGGCTCCAGACGCTCATCGCGGCGATCGGCGACATCGCGCGGGAGATCCCGGACGCGCACGTCGTGATCACCGGGGCCGGCGGCCAGGAGATGGAGCTCAAGGCGTTCGCCCGCGAGCGAGGGGTGGAGTCCAAGGTGACCTTCACCGGGCGGGTGCCGCACGACGAGGTGTTCAACATCTACGCGATGGCGAGCCTGCTCGTGTATCCCCGCATCCGGACCCGGACGACCGAGCTCACGACGCCGCTGAAGCCGCTCGAGGCGATGTCGATGGCCCGGCCCGTGATGGTGAGCGACGTCGCGGCCATGGGGGAGCTCGTCCGTTATGGCGAGACCGGGTTCGTCTTCAAGGCGGGCGACAGCGCCGACCTCACGAAGCGGTGTGTGGAGGCCCTCAAGGACCCGGCGCGCCTCGATCAGGTCGGCAAGAACGCGCGGGCGTGGATCCTCAAGGAGCGGCAGTGGCCCACGCTGCTCTCGCGGTACGAGACCATCTACGAGCAGGCCATCGCCGTGCGGCGCGGACAGGGCAAGTCGCGCGTCGGCGAGCCGCGCGCGGCGTGA
- a CDS encoding STAS/SEC14 domain-containing protein — MFEIKVDRIIAMVDFVLEGRVRLEEMENFVSELRKACESLQGREIKIKADVRGFRPMSPDVAEKIRAVQEFGLELGVMRVAEIIESDIVALQLNRVARESGTDKVLRRFWDEDAAHEWLLHGDPE; from the coding sequence GTGTTCGAGATCAAAGTCGACCGGATCATCGCCATGGTGGATTTCGTCCTCGAGGGGCGTGTCCGCCTCGAGGAGATGGAGAACTTCGTCAGCGAGCTGAGGAAGGCGTGCGAGAGCCTCCAGGGCCGGGAGATCAAGATCAAGGCCGATGTCCGCGGGTTCAGGCCGATGTCCCCCGATGTGGCGGAGAAGATCCGCGCCGTCCAGGAGTTCGGCCTGGAGCTCGGGGTGATGCGCGTCGCCGAGATCATCGAAAGCGACATCGTCGCGCTCCAGCTGAACCGCGTGGCGCGCGAGAGCGGCACGGACAAGGTCCTCCGGCGCTTCTGGGACGAGGACGCAGCCCACGAGTGGCTCCTCCACGGCGATCCTGAATAG
- a CDS encoding ATP-dependent helicase — MDRFAAHDADRSPPPEPGLPHEELNEPQARAASHAAGPLLIFAGAGSGKTRVIVYRIANLIVTHRVPPYRILAVTFTNKAATEMKRRLEGLIGADIVKDLWVGTFHAVCARLLRRHHEAAGLDKNFIIYDDDDQRAVMNRVLKELNLDDRRYPPRQVLSRIHAEKQEGRGPAEFERKGYFDDAIARCFEAYERHLKAASAVDFDDLLLSVLRIAEDPTSFAGEDLRGRFRHVLVDEFQDVNQVQYRLVRAFCKSHDNLCVVGDDDQSIYRWRGADVRIVRGFRRDFPHATVVKLEQNYRSIGHVVRGALGVIRHASDREPKELWTANQDGTPIDVVAADSEHDEAAWVVEGVRELIAQGVSPNEIAVFYRIHAQSRVLEEVLREARIPYQIIGGTRFFERAEVKNLLSYLRVIANPKSDVDLNRIINVPARKIGQSTVDKLIQAADLLGVSLFEAIDPILEGRVPPSAMPGGQLPPLAPAAKRSLLGFRDLILGLMTEAKSASPSALAEEVLARSGYAKALEQEDSVESEARLQNLRELVQSLVDYEQEAIAAGDEATLAGYLERVSLVSDVDALADVPKVAMMTIHAAKGLEFHAVFLTGMEEDLFPFRSQDPNRKGDIEEERRLAYVAITRARERLWITHAARRAIFGQTRYGLPSRFLADLPPASVRPIATPASMMAQRRVEGGFGGGGGYAASGLRFGGQERSWEGRERRPGAQAQGEERFAGARFSREGEPARGAMGRSMDVPDRAPGERYVEREAVDPGAEGGEGLALRRGMRVYHERFGPGVVESVDPGADPIATVKFSGWGKKRIKVAFLRAGP, encoded by the coding sequence GTGGATCGTTTCGCCGCACACGACGCCGACCGCTCTCCGCCGCCCGAGCCTGGCCTCCCTCACGAGGAGCTGAACGAGCCGCAGGCGCGCGCGGCCAGCCACGCGGCGGGGCCGCTCCTCATCTTCGCGGGCGCGGGGAGCGGCAAGACCCGGGTCATCGTGTACCGGATCGCGAACCTCATCGTCACGCACCGTGTCCCGCCCTACCGGATCCTGGCGGTGACGTTCACGAACAAGGCGGCGACCGAGATGAAGCGCCGGCTGGAGGGGCTCATCGGGGCCGACATCGTGAAGGACCTCTGGGTGGGCACGTTCCACGCGGTGTGCGCGCGCCTGTTGCGCCGGCACCACGAGGCGGCCGGGCTCGACAAGAACTTCATCATTTACGACGACGACGATCAGCGGGCGGTCATGAACCGCGTGCTCAAGGAGCTCAACCTCGACGATCGGCGCTATCCGCCCCGCCAGGTGCTCTCGCGCATCCACGCGGAGAAGCAGGAGGGGCGGGGGCCCGCCGAGTTCGAGCGCAAGGGCTACTTCGACGACGCGATCGCGCGGTGCTTCGAGGCGTACGAGCGGCACCTCAAGGCGGCGAGCGCGGTGGACTTCGACGACCTCCTGCTCTCCGTGCTGCGCATCGCGGAGGACCCGACGAGCTTCGCCGGCGAGGATCTCCGGGGGCGCTTCCGCCACGTGCTCGTGGACGAGTTCCAGGACGTGAACCAGGTGCAGTACCGGCTCGTCCGGGCGTTCTGCAAGAGCCACGACAACCTCTGCGTCGTCGGCGACGACGACCAGAGCATCTACCGCTGGCGCGGCGCCGACGTCCGGATCGTCCGCGGCTTCCGGCGCGATTTTCCCCACGCGACGGTGGTGAAGCTCGAGCAGAACTACCGCTCGATCGGGCACGTCGTGCGGGGCGCGCTCGGCGTGATCCGGCACGCGTCGGATCGCGAGCCGAAGGAGCTCTGGACGGCGAACCAGGACGGCACGCCGATCGACGTGGTGGCGGCGGACAGCGAGCACGACGAGGCGGCGTGGGTGGTCGAGGGCGTCCGCGAGCTCATCGCGCAGGGCGTCTCGCCGAACGAGATCGCGGTGTTCTACCGGATCCACGCGCAGTCGCGCGTGCTCGAGGAGGTGCTGCGCGAGGCGCGCATCCCGTACCAGATCATCGGGGGCACGCGCTTCTTCGAGCGGGCGGAGGTGAAGAACCTGCTCTCGTACCTGCGCGTCATCGCGAACCCCAAGAGCGACGTGGATCTCAACCGCATCATCAACGTGCCGGCCCGCAAGATCGGCCAGAGCACGGTCGACAAGCTCATCCAGGCGGCGGACCTGCTGGGCGTGTCGCTGTTCGAGGCGATCGATCCGATCCTGGAGGGGAGGGTGCCGCCGTCGGCGATGCCGGGGGGCCAGCTGCCGCCGCTCGCGCCGGCGGCGAAGCGCAGCCTGCTCGGCTTCCGCGATCTGATCCTCGGGCTCATGACCGAGGCGAAGAGCGCGTCGCCGAGCGCGCTGGCGGAGGAGGTGCTCGCGCGATCGGGCTACGCCAAGGCGCTCGAGCAGGAGGACAGCGTCGAGTCGGAGGCGCGGCTCCAGAACTTGCGCGAGCTCGTGCAGTCGCTCGTCGACTACGAGCAGGAGGCGATCGCCGCGGGCGACGAGGCGACGCTCGCGGGCTACCTCGAGCGGGTGAGCCTGGTGTCGGACGTCGACGCGCTCGCGGACGTGCCCAAGGTCGCGATGATGACGATCCACGCCGCGAAGGGGCTGGAGTTCCACGCGGTGTTCCTGACGGGCATGGAGGAGGATCTGTTCCCGTTCCGGAGCCAGGATCCGAACCGCAAGGGCGACATCGAGGAGGAGCGCCGGCTGGCCTACGTCGCGATCACGCGGGCGCGCGAGCGGCTCTGGATCACGCACGCGGCGCGGCGGGCGATCTTCGGCCAGACGCGCTACGGCTTGCCGAGCCGCTTCCTCGCGGATCTGCCGCCGGCCTCGGTGCGTCCGATCGCGACGCCCGCCAGCATGATGGCGCAGCGCCGGGTCGAGGGCGGGTTCGGCGGGGGCGGCGGGTACGCCGCGTCCGGGCTCCGGTTCGGCGGCCAGGAGCGCTCGTGGGAGGGCCGCGAGCGGAGGCCCGGGGCGCAGGCGCAGGGTGAAGAGCGGTTCGCAGGGGCGCGGTTCTCGCGGGAGGGCGAGCCCGCGAGGGGAGCGATGGGCCGCAGCATGGACGTCCCCGACCGGGCGCCGGGCGAGCGCTATGTCGAGCGGGAGGCGGTCGACCCGGGCGCCGAGGGCGGCGAGGGGCTCGCGCTGCGGCGCGGGATGCGGGTGTACCACGAGCGGTTCGGGCCGGGCGTGGTCGAGAGCGTGGATCCCGGGGCGGATCCGATCGCGACGGTGAAGTTCTCCGGGTGGGGGAAGAAGCGGATCAAGGTGGCGTTCCTGCGCGCCGGGCCGTGA
- a CDS encoding Gfo/Idh/MocA family protein, with protein sequence MTLKIAIVGCGKIADGHIEEIQKMPERARVVAVCDLELLMAEQIAVRYGIPSHYDSFDRLLDVEKPDVVHITTPPQSHLFLARRAIEAGAHVYVEKPTALNLADVRRLIELCTAAGKKMTVGWEYQFDPPAVEMRRLVGDGVLGDPVHVESCFGYNLAGPFGAALLGDGSHWVHRLPGKLFHNNVDHLLNKIVEFVDDEQPKVTATAYALREKRFGDSRDDMLDELRVTVQGARVSAYGTFSSHARPPGHFLRVYGTKNTLHVDFTSRTVTLDASPKLPSAIGRVVPAFDQALSYLREGGKNVVRFARSDFHFFSGLNRLIGLFYDSITRGAELPISYRDMIRVAWMMDEIFRQVPQEKART encoded by the coding sequence ATGACCCTCAAAATCGCGATCGTCGGCTGCGGCAAGATCGCCGACGGCCACATAGAAGAGATCCAGAAGATGCCGGAGCGGGCTCGGGTCGTCGCCGTATGCGACCTGGAGCTCCTGATGGCCGAACAGATCGCGGTGCGCTACGGCATCCCGAGCCACTACGACTCGTTCGACCGCCTGCTCGACGTCGAGAAGCCCGACGTCGTCCACATCACCACCCCTCCGCAGTCGCACCTGTTCCTCGCCCGGCGAGCCATCGAGGCGGGCGCCCACGTCTACGTGGAGAAGCCGACTGCGCTGAACCTCGCGGACGTGCGGCGCCTCATCGAGCTCTGCACCGCCGCCGGGAAAAAGATGACCGTCGGCTGGGAGTACCAGTTCGATCCCCCGGCCGTCGAGATGCGCAGGCTCGTCGGCGACGGCGTGCTCGGCGATCCCGTCCACGTGGAGAGCTGCTTCGGCTACAACCTCGCCGGCCCCTTCGGCGCGGCGCTGCTCGGCGACGGCTCGCACTGGGTCCATCGCCTCCCGGGCAAGCTGTTCCACAACAACGTCGATCACCTGCTGAACAAGATCGTCGAGTTCGTGGACGACGAGCAGCCGAAGGTCACCGCGACCGCCTACGCGCTCCGCGAGAAGCGGTTCGGCGACTCGCGCGACGACATGCTCGACGAGCTCCGCGTCACGGTGCAGGGCGCGCGCGTCAGCGCCTACGGGACCTTCTCATCGCACGCGCGGCCGCCCGGGCACTTCCTCCGCGTCTACGGCACGAAGAACACGCTCCACGTCGACTTCACGAGCCGCACGGTCACCCTCGACGCGTCGCCGAAGCTCCCGAGCGCCATCGGGCGCGTCGTCCCGGCCTTCGATCAGGCCCTCTCGTACCTCCGCGAGGGGGGCAAGAACGTGGTGCGGTTCGCCCGCAGCGACTTCCACTTCTTCTCGGGGCTGAACCGCCTGATCGGCCTCTTCTACGACAGCATCACGCGGGGCGCGGAGCTGCCCATCTCGTACCGGGACATGATCCGGGTCGCGTGGATGATGGATGAGATCTTCCGGCAGGTCCCGCAGGAGAAGGCGCGCACATGA
- a CDS encoding P1 family peptidase codes for MSAPSAALRRPRLRDLGVAIGRFPTGPDNAITDVAGVRVHHVTKIQGEGELVPGLGPVRTGVTAVVPADGDVFLDRVFTASYVLNGAGEVTGLSQINEWGLCETPILLCSTLCVGRVLDATVAWLSRRHPKIGKDYDVVIPVVAECDDSFLNDAVGRHVTQADVDEAIDGARSGPVAEGCVGAGTGMQTFHFAGGIGTSSRSVPVGGVDAVVGALVLSNFGDRELLRVDGVPVGRLISDRFNHVPRRGPAGSIIVLVATDAPLIHRQLARLARRAALAIGRTGGYAANNSGEIVLAWSTANRVPRVPTEQWSAPRSSRSLSVHPLAPGRHMAELVLDTEIDALYEATVDVVEEAILNAMFGGVDMTGHSGHHAPTLPLDAVAEILKRYRPPHPCDPPPLF; via the coding sequence ATGAGCGCGCCCTCGGCCGCGCTCAGGCGCCCTCGGCTGCGCGATCTCGGCGTCGCGATCGGCCGCTTTCCGACGGGTCCGGACAACGCCATCACGGACGTCGCCGGGGTGCGGGTCCACCACGTCACCAAGATCCAGGGCGAAGGCGAGCTCGTCCCCGGCCTCGGCCCCGTGCGCACGGGCGTCACCGCGGTCGTCCCGGCCGACGGTGACGTCTTCCTGGATCGGGTGTTCACCGCGAGCTACGTGCTCAACGGCGCAGGCGAGGTGACCGGCCTCTCGCAGATCAACGAGTGGGGCCTCTGTGAGACGCCGATCCTGCTCTGCAGCACGCTCTGCGTCGGCCGCGTCCTCGACGCGACCGTCGCGTGGCTCTCGCGCCGCCATCCCAAGATCGGCAAGGACTACGATGTCGTGATCCCGGTCGTCGCCGAGTGCGACGACAGCTTCCTCAACGACGCCGTGGGGCGCCACGTGACGCAGGCCGACGTCGACGAGGCGATCGACGGGGCCCGGAGCGGCCCCGTGGCAGAGGGGTGCGTCGGCGCCGGCACGGGCATGCAGACGTTCCACTTCGCGGGCGGGATCGGCACCTCGAGCCGGTCGGTCCCTGTCGGCGGGGTCGACGCCGTCGTCGGGGCGCTCGTGTTGTCGAACTTCGGCGATCGCGAGCTGCTCCGCGTCGATGGGGTCCCGGTCGGGCGGCTCATCAGCGATCGCTTCAACCACGTCCCGCGGCGGGGCCCCGCCGGCTCGATCATCGTGCTCGTCGCCACCGACGCCCCGCTCATCCATCGTCAGCTCGCGCGCCTCGCGCGGCGCGCCGCGCTCGCGATCGGCCGGACCGGCGGCTACGCGGCCAACAACTCGGGCGAGATCGTCCTCGCCTGGAGCACCGCGAACCGGGTGCCTCGCGTCCCCACGGAGCAGTGGAGCGCCCCCCGCTCCAGCCGCTCGCTCAGCGTGCACCCCCTCGCGCCGGGCCGGCACATGGCCGAGCTCGTCCTCGACACCGAGATCGACGCCCTCTACGAGGCCACAGTCGACGTCGTGGAGGAGGCGATCCTCAACGCCATGTTCGGCGGCGTCGACATGACCGGCCACAGCGGCCACCACGCGCCCACCCTCCCGCTAGACGCCGTGGCCGAGATCCTGAAGCGATACCGCCCCCCGCACCCCTGCGACCCGCCGCCCCTCTTCTAG
- a CDS encoding D-alanine--D-alanine ligase family protein, whose amino-acid sequence MRIALTHNLKITSSAEEAEFDSPETIAAIAGALERAGHEVERIEVSGPASRVLARLEALQPDLIFNTAEGHKGKTREAFYPSLFDELGIPYTGSDAYTLNVALDKSLTKRVLASYGVATPRARLVNRTTLESGALDDMSFPVIVKPNFEGSSKGIFREWSVCEDAHHLAEVVERQLARFEAGLLVEHYIAGIDVACAFVDGLKDTNGARSSGTGIPEGVLTPIEFVIDPEVPGSYNVYDFNLKHAKPEQVTRRPAQLPPATIERIRSLTARVVRALDLKDHARCEFRVSPSPSRSQGHDVHFLEVDGLPTLQPGASVFVAAAQRGVDFDGVIRAIVRSACKRRGLLPLLESNQQRRAKRTALRVGFTYNMKRSDTAAADKAGPGTMHDLEAEFDSPRTIQAIASAIESYGHTVVPLEATPDLPRALAASGVDVVFNIAEGLRGRGREAQVPALCELLGIPYSGSDATTLSLALDKGLTKQILRAAGIETAEWQVVTTGREKLKPFRYPVIVKPNAEGTSKGITSASVVKDEAAARAAAKQLVDRYHQPALIEEYITGREFTVGLLGERRPKVLPPMEVVFVDPPAYPVYGYDEKQSDTPRVRFECPAQLTPSELRRVEKVVRDTFAALGCRDVARVDLRMTKDGRVYVIEINPLPGLTPDFSDLCVIAKVAGMDYRMLIGEILAGCLKRHRDARAAATPRPAFTAAAPAAGAAAPSASAAAAAPAADPGLLAAPCPAHAGPAPLPAEPAPLSDAVSAANGEVAGP is encoded by the coding sequence ATGCGCATCGCGCTGACGCACAACCTGAAGATCACGAGCTCCGCCGAGGAAGCCGAGTTCGACAGCCCGGAGACGATCGCCGCCATCGCCGGCGCGCTCGAGCGGGCCGGGCACGAGGTGGAGCGGATCGAGGTCAGCGGCCCGGCCTCCCGGGTCCTCGCCCGGCTCGAGGCGCTCCAGCCGGACCTCATCTTCAACACGGCCGAGGGCCACAAGGGCAAGACGCGCGAGGCCTTCTATCCGTCGCTGTTCGACGAGCTCGGCATCCCGTACACAGGCTCCGACGCCTACACGCTGAACGTCGCGCTCGACAAGTCGCTCACGAAGCGCGTCCTCGCGAGCTACGGCGTCGCCACCCCGCGCGCCCGCCTCGTCAACCGGACCACCCTGGAGAGCGGCGCGCTCGACGACATGAGCTTCCCCGTCATCGTGAAGCCGAATTTCGAGGGCTCCTCCAAGGGCATCTTCCGGGAGTGGAGCGTCTGCGAGGACGCGCACCACCTCGCCGAGGTCGTCGAGCGGCAGCTCGCGCGCTTCGAGGCGGGCCTGCTCGTCGAGCACTACATCGCCGGCATCGACGTCGCGTGCGCCTTCGTCGACGGCCTCAAGGACACGAACGGCGCGCGATCGAGCGGCACCGGCATCCCCGAGGGCGTCCTCACCCCGATCGAGTTCGTGATCGATCCCGAGGTGCCGGGCAGCTACAACGTGTACGACTTCAACCTGAAGCACGCGAAGCCCGAGCAGGTCACGCGCCGGCCCGCGCAGCTGCCCCCGGCCACGATCGAGCGCATCCGGTCGCTCACGGCGCGCGTCGTGCGCGCCCTGGACCTCAAGGATCACGCCCGCTGCGAGTTCCGGGTCTCGCCGTCGCCCTCGCGCAGCCAGGGCCACGACGTCCACTTCCTCGAGGTCGACGGGCTGCCCACCCTCCAGCCGGGCGCCAGCGTCTTCGTCGCGGCGGCGCAGCGCGGCGTCGACTTCGACGGCGTCATCCGGGCCATCGTGAGGAGCGCCTGCAAGCGGCGGGGGCTCCTGCCGCTCCTGGAGAGCAACCAGCAGCGCCGGGCGAAGCGCACCGCGCTCCGCGTCGGGTTCACCTACAACATGAAGCGGAGCGACACGGCCGCGGCCGACAAGGCGGGCCCCGGCACGATGCACGACCTGGAGGCCGAGTTCGACTCGCCGCGCACGATCCAGGCGATCGCGAGCGCCATCGAGAGCTACGGCCACACCGTGGTCCCGCTCGAGGCGACGCCGGACCTGCCGCGCGCGCTCGCGGCTTCCGGGGTCGACGTCGTCTTCAACATCGCCGAGGGGCTCCGCGGCCGCGGCCGCGAGGCGCAGGTGCCGGCGCTCTGCGAGCTGCTCGGCATCCCCTACAGCGGCTCGGACGCGACCACGCTCTCGCTCGCGCTCGACAAGGGCCTCACGAAGCAGATCCTGCGCGCGGCCGGCATCGAGACGGCCGAGTGGCAGGTGGTCACGACCGGGCGCGAGAAGCTGAAGCCGTTCCGCTACCCGGTGATCGTGAAGCCCAACGCCGAGGGGACCTCGAAGGGGATCACCTCGGCGTCCGTCGTCAAGGACGAGGCCGCCGCGCGCGCCGCGGCGAAGCAGCTGGTCGATCGCTACCACCAGCCGGCCCTCATCGAGGAGTACATCACGGGCCGCGAGTTCACCGTCGGCCTGCTCGGCGAGCGGCGGCCGAAGGTGCTGCCGCCGATGGAGGTCGTCTTCGTCGACCCGCCCGCCTACCCCGTCTACGGCTACGACGAGAAGCAGTCGGACACGCCGCGCGTGCGCTTCGAGTGCCCCGCGCAGCTCACGCCGTCGGAGCTCCGCCGCGTCGAGAAGGTCGTGCGCGACACGTTCGCGGCCCTCGGTTGCCGCGACGTGGCCAGGGTCGACCTGCGCATGACGAAGGACGGCAGGGTGTACGTCATCGAGATCAACCCGCTGCCCGGCCTGACGCCCGACTTCAGCGATCTCTGCGTGATCGCGAAGGTCGCGGGGATGGATTACCGGATGCTGATCGGCGAGATCCTGGCCGGCTGCCTCAAGCGCCACCGCGACGCCCGGGCCGCCGCGACGCCGCGGCCCGCGTTCACCGCGGCGGCGCCTGCGGCGGGCGCCGCCGCGCCCTCCGCGAGCGCGGCGGCCGCCGCGCCGGCCGCCGACCCGGGCCTGCTGGCCGCGCCCTGCCCTGCGCACGCCGGGCCCGCGCCGCTCCCGGCGGAGCCCGCGCCCCTCTCCGACGCGGTCTCCGCCGCGAACGGCGAGGTCGCCGGCCCATGA